The nucleotide sequence CGTCGGGTTGTCGGGGCGGTGTGTCTCGGAGCCGAAGCTGTCGTCCCCGGCATCCCGGTGACCGACTCGCTACGGTCCGCCGAAGGCCGAGTTATCGAGCGCGATGGGGTGATCACCGTGCAGACGCCACAGGGCTTCGCCGCCGAGGTCCTACGACGAGCCCATGCTGACGGAGGCGAGGCCTCTGACGACGCCACGTTGGTCGAGGCGGCGGGTGTCACAGTGGTGGTCGTGGAAGGGGAACCGGCCAACCTGAAGGTCACCCGGCCGATAGACCTAGCGTTGGCGGCCCTCGAGGTGGCCAGTTCGGCGGAGCGGTCGACCGATGCCTGAGATGCGGGTTGGTCAGGGGTTCGATATCCATCCGTTCAGCGACGACCCGGGACGGCGGCTGGTGCTGGGAGGCGTGGTCTTCGACGGCCAGGGCCTGGCCGGGCACAGCGACGCCGATGTGGTGGCCCACGCCGTGACCGACGCCCTCCTGGGGGCGGCCGGCTTAGGCGACATCGGCCAGCGCTACCCCGATACCGATCCTGTCCATGCTGGGGTCGACAGTATGGGTCTGCTGGCCGACAGCGTCGCCGCCGTTTGGGCCGACGGTTGGGAAGTGGCCAACGTGGACTGCACGGTGGTCTTGGAGGCCCCAAGGTTGGCCTCCCGTCGGACCGAGATGCAAGAGGCCCTGGCAGTCGTGGTCGGCGCGGCGGTCACCGTCAAGGGGAAGCGAGCCGAGGGCCTGGGCGCCATCGGTCGGGAGGAGGGCGTGGCCTGCTTTGCCGTTGCCCTCCTTACCCGGCCCGAGGCGCCCTCGTGAGCGGACCTCGGGGTCCCAAGCGAGGCGACGGCCGGTCCGCGCGGTCGACCGGAGGTGGAGGTCGGGGCGGTAGTCGGTCGGGGCCACCCCGGCGCGGTCCAACCGGCCGGCCCGGTCCCCGGGGTCGCGGCCAGCGGGGGAGCACCCCGATGGGGAACCGTCCGGAGGGCCCACTGAAGGGCCTGGGAGGTGATCAGGTGGAGGGCCGACAGGCGGTCCGGGAGCTGTTGCTGGCCGGAACGCGACGGACCCGGGAGGTCCTGATGGCCGGTGACCTGGACCCCGCCCCGATCCTGGACGACATCATTGACCTGGCCGACGAGGCCAGGGTCACCATCCGGGAGGTGTCTCGGTCCAAGTTCGAGTCGGTGGCACGCACCGATGCCCCCCAGGGGGTGCTGGCCCTGGCCCAGCCGCTCAGCGAACACGAACTGGAGGACCTGCTCCGTCCTGACGCCTCGGGTCATGATCCGTTCCTGCTGCTGCTGGACGGGGTAACCGATCCCGGCAACTTGGGGGCCATCCTCCGGTCGGCCGAGTGCGCCGGGGTTACCGGCGTTGTGCTGCCCCGCCACCGGGCCGCCGGTGTGACAGCAGCGGCCACCAAGTCGGCAGCCGGGGCCATTGAGCACCTACGGATGACCCGAGTGCCGGGACTCCCCAAGGCGCTGGGCCGCTTGGCCGAGGCCGGGGTGTGGTCGGTGGGTCTGGACGTCGGTGGCGACACGGCCATCCATGACCTGGCGGTGGCCGACCAACCGGTGGCCCTCGTCTTGGGTGCCGAGGGTTCGGGCCTGTCACGCCTGGTCCGCGAACGGTGCGACACCATTGCCCATATCCCGCTGGCCGGGGTGCTGGGGTCGCTGAACGTGTCGGTCGCCGCCGCCGTAGCGTTGTTCGAGGTGGCCCGACACCGTCGGTGAGCCCGAGGTCGGATTCGAACCGACGACCTGACGCTTACAAGGCGCCTGCTCTGACCAACTGAGCTACTCGGGCGGAACGACGCTGGTGGTAGCGCCGTACCCACCCGAGGCTACTGAGGCGGGCTGGGCACGTCGCCCGACCCGCCCCGGTAACCGGACCTATGAAGAGGGGGTACTTGAACCACCCCCCGCGGTGGAGGATCATCGGGTCGTGGCACTGACACAGCGGGATCGCGACATCCTGGACTTTGAGCGGTCTTGGTGGACGGCCACCGCACCGAAGGACGTGCAGATCCGGGAACGGTTTGAGCTCTCGGCGACTCGCTACCACCAACTGCTCGGCGAGTTACTCGTTACCACCGACGCCATGGACTACGACCCGCTCGTGGTTCGCCGCCTCCAACGCCAGCGGGATCGCCGTCGGCGAGCCCGCCTCGAGCCACGGGTGGTTGAAGAAGACGGCACCCGATGAACGTGGGCCGCGGCGGCGGAGGGCTCGGCCCCAGCAACGCCGCTGCCGCACCGCGGGCCTTCCTGCTCATTGCGGTGGCTGTGGTGCTGGGCCTGGTCCTGCTCTGGAAGGGTCTGGACGACACCCCGGGGCTTCGCCCGCTGGTCAACGGCGGAGCTGAGACGGCAGTGGACGATGGTTCGGCCGGCGACACAGAGGGCGTGTCGGGAACCATCACCCCCACCTCGACGCAGGCCGTGGGCGGTGACGCGGAGCCTCCGCCGACCACCACGGTTGCTCCCACCACCACCCAGGAACTCTTTCCAACGCCCACCCACGCGCCCAACGAGGTGAAAGTTTTGGTGGCCAACGGCTCCGGGGTCTCCGGTGCCGCCGGCAAGGTCACCGACATGCTCAGCCCGCTCGGGTGGGCCATGGAGTCGCCGGCCAACGCTGAGAAGGCCAGCGCCAGTCGGATTTACTACCGCACCGAATACGTGGCCGACGCCAAGGTCATCGTGGACCACTTCGGAGAGTTCGCGGACATCCTCGAGGCAATGCCGCCCGGCGGCCCGGCCGTACCGCCCAACGCCGAGGAGAGGGTAGCCAACGCCGACATTGTGTTGATCCTGGGCTCGGACCTACGCATCCAGTCCAACTGAGGTTGGCCAGTGCGGGTCGTCGCCGCGCTGGACAAGTTCCGGGGGACCGCCACGGCGGCCCAGGTGGCCTCGGCGGTAGCCCGGGCGGTGGCCGGGCACGGTGGCACCACGGTCGAGGTACCGATGGCCGACGGCGGGGAGGGGCTGCTTGATGTCCTCGGGGGTTCTGACCGAACCAACGAGGTAACCGGACCCCTTGGCGAGCCGGTGTCGGCCGGCTGGCGGCTCTCTGGTGAAACGGCGGTCATCGAGATAGCCCAGGCGGCTGGCCTGGTGCTGGCAGGCGGGGCGGATGGGAACCGGCCGCTGGACGCCACCACGACTGGGGTGGGGGAGTTGATGCACCATGCCGTAGAGCAGGGGGCCCGCCGGATCATCGTGGGTATGGGTGGCTCCGCCTCCACCGACGGTGGCCTGGGAGCAGTGGACGCCATGGGGTCACCGGCCCGGTACCGGGGGGTGGAGTTGTTAGGTGCCTGCGACGTGCGGACCCGGTTTACCGATGCCGCCGAGGTGTTCGGACCACAGAAGGGGGCCTCCGACGCCCACATTCGCCTGCTGACCGGACGCCTGGAGCGCCTGGTCCAGGTGTACGAGGAGCGCTACGGCGTCGACATATCGGCGATGGACCGGGCGGGTGCCGCCGGAGGCCTGGCCGGAGGCCTGGCCGCCCGGGGCGCCCAGCTGGTCGACGGCGTCGACCTGGTGGCCGAAGAGGTGCGGCTTGATGAGCACCTGGCCGGGGCCGACCTGGTGGTCACTGGCGAGGGTCGGTTGGACGCCACCTCGATGGCGGGCAAGGTGGTGGGCGGTGTGGCCGCCTACGCGGCGGCGGCCGGGGTGCCGCTCCTGGTGGTGGTGGGGAGTGCCGATCCGGATGTGATAGTCCCGGGCGACGTGCTCTCCCTGGTCGACCTCTTCGGGCTGGACCGTGCCCAGACCGACACCGGTGCCTGCGTCACCGAGGCGGTGGCCGGGTGGCTGGCGGGGCGGTGACCTCAACAGCGGGTGGGGGCAGGCCGGTCCGCTGGGTAGGTTTTCTGCCCATGGCCGTCACCATCCGCATTCCCACCACGCTTCGCCCCCTGACCGGTGGCCAGCCCGAGGTCGAGGTGGAGGCAGGCACAGTCGCCGACGCCCTCTCCGCCCTAGATGCTGCCCACCCGGGCTTCTCCGAGCGGATCCTGGACGAGGGTGGTTCCCTGCGCCGCTTCGTCAACGTCTTCGTGAGCGACGACGACGTGCGGTTCCTGGACGGCCTGGCCACCGTCGTGCCCGACGGCGACACAGTGGCCATCGTGCCAGCGGTGGCCGGAGGCTGATCCCGCCCTTCTAGTCCGGGCGAGCTTTCGGCGCCGGACGTCGGTCGCAGAACGTGGCCGGCCACGTTGGAAAACCAGCGGTCTGCTGGTTGGATTGGCACTCGCTTGAAGAGAGTGCCAGCGGTCGCGTTCCCGCACCGCTGGACCACCAATCACGGAGAGGTTGCCGCTGATGGCGAAGATCATCACGTTCGACGAGACGGCCCGACGGTCGCTCGAAAAGGGCATGAACCAGCTGGCCGACGCCGTGCGAGTCACGCTGGGCCCGAAGGGCCGAAACGTCGTCCTGGAGAAGAAGTGGGGTGCCCCCACAATCACCAACGACGGCGTCTCCATTGCCAAGGAGATCGACCTAGAGGACCCGTACGAGCGCATCGGGGCCGAGCTGGTCAAGGAAGTGGCCAAGAAGACCGACGATGTGGCCGGTGACGGCACCACCACGGCGACCGTTCTGGCCTGGTCGATGGTCCGCGAAGGTCTGCGAAACGTGGCCGCCGGCGCCAACCCCATGTCGATCAAAAAAGGCATCGAGGCAGCGGTAGCCGCTGCCGTCGACTCGATTCGGGATTCCTCCCTGGACGTGTCCAGTGACAAGGCGCAGATCGCCAACGTGGCCGCTATCTCAGCCGCTGACCCTGAGATCGGCGAGATGATCTCCGACGCCATCGACAAGGTAGGCAAGGACGGCGTCATCACTGTCGAGGAGGGCCAGACGTTCGGTATGGAGATGGACCTCGTCGAGGGCATGCGCTTCGACAAGGGCTACATCTCCCCTTACTTCGTGACCGACCCGGACCGCATGGAGGCCGTTCTTGAGGAGCCTTACGTGCTATTTGTTGGATCCAAGATCAGCGCCGTTCGCGACCTGGTGCCGGCTTTGGAGAAGGTCATGCAGACAAACCGCCCGCTGGTGGTGATCTCCGAGGACGTTGAGGGCGAGGCCCTGGCCACGCTCGTCGTGAACAAGATCCGAGGCACCTTCACCTCGGTGGCTGTCAAGGCCCCGGGCTTCGGCGACCGCCGCAAGGCCATGCTCCAGGACATGGCCATCCTGACCGGCGGCCAGGTGGTGTCCGAGGAGGTCGGCCTCAAGGTTGACGGCGTGACCCTCGACATGCTGGGCCAGGCTCGCAAGATCGTGGTTAGCAAGGACGAGACCACCATCGTCGAGGGAGCGGGTGACGAGGTCGACATCGCCGGCCGCATTGCCCAGATCAAGGGCGAGATTGACAACACCGACTCGGACTACGACCGGGAGAAGCTCCAGGAGCGCCTGGCCAAGCTGTCAGGCGGCGTTGCCGTCCTGAAGGTTGGGGCGGCCACTGAGGTTGAACTCAAGGAGAAGAAACACCGCATCGAGGACGCGGTGAGTACTACCAAGGCGGCCATCGAGGAGGGCGTCGTTGCCGGCGGCGGCGTGACCCTGCTCCGGGCCCAGGATGCGGCGACCGCGGCTGCCGAGGGTCTGTCCCCCGACGAGGCCACCGGCACCCGTATCGTGGCCAAGGCCCTGGAGAGCCCGTTGACCCAGATCGCTGTAAACGCCGGCCTGGAGGGCGGTGTCATCGTTGAGAAGGTGCGCAACCTCGACGGTCCCAACGGCCTCAACGCCGCCACCGGCGAGTACGAGGACCTGGTCGCCGCCGGCATCATCGATGCCGCCAAGGTGACTCGGTCGGCCCTGCAGAACGCCGGCTCCATCGCCGCCCTGTTCCTCACCACGGAGGCCGTCGTCGCCGACGCCCCGGCTGAGGGTGCGGCGGGCGGGGGCATGCCGGACATGGACTTCTAGGCGGGTCGGCGGACACGATCCCCAGACTGGGATTGGACCAATTCGAGCGGGTGCCCTCCGGGGCGTCCACTCCGCTTTTCCCGCTGGGGCGTGTTCACTGGTGGGCATGTCCAGCTTGAAGAGATGCCGACGATGAGCCGCGGTCGGACGTCTCGGGTCTTCACCCGCCGGATTGATGCTGACGGCTCGCGGCGGGTGCCCGACGAGCTCATCGTGGAGGAGCCCCTGGCAATCCGTCTGGACGGCGAGTTGGTGGCTACCACCATGCGCACCCCGGGCGACGACTTCGAGTTGGCGGTCGGCTTCTGCATCACCGAGGGCGTTTTGCACGACGTCCCGATCCGCACCGTGCGGTACTGCGGGGAGGGGTCGGCCGCCCAGGCTGAGTACAACGACGTCACCGTCGACACCGGTGGTCGTGCACCGGCGCCCACGCCCCGCCTGGGACCCGCCTCGTCCTCGTGCGGTATCTGCGGGACGGTGGCCATCGACGACCTCCGGAAACGCCTCCGGCCCCTGGACGTGGAGCCCTTCGAAATCGGGGTGCTGGCTGGCTTGGCCGACCGGATCGACGGCCAGGCCCTCTTCTCGACCACCGGGGCCGTCCACGCCGCGGTGGCCTTCGACCGGGCGGGAATGCCGCAGGTGCTTCGGGAGGACATTGGGCGCCACAATGCCGTCGACAAGGTGGTCGGGCGGCTCCACATGGACGGCCTCCTACCGGCCGGAGATCTAGGCCTGTGGGTTAGCGGCCGGGCCTCGTTTGAGATGGCCCAGAAGGCGTGGGCGGCTGGGTTCGCCTGCCTGGTGGCGGTGAGCGGCCCGTCGGCCCTGGCCGTGGAGACGGCTGCCGTGGCCAACCTGCAGCTGGCCGGGTTCGCCCGGGGCGATCGCCTCAACCTCTACACGGGCGATTGACGGTCCGTCCGAGACCCCTCTCTAGACTCCGTCGGATGAGCGAACCGGTCAGCCCCGTCGTCGGCCTCGGCGTCCTCCACCTGTTCTGCCGGATCCCCGGTTCGGGTGTCGACCGGGAGGCGGTTCGCACCGCCGTCGAGATCGCCACCGCAGCCGGCGACCAGGTGATTTCGGTAGCGATCCTGGGCCACAAGGCCGACCTAGCGTTTATGGGTTTGGGTGACGACCTCTGGCGCCTGCGAGACCTCCAGACCGCCCTGGTGGCCGGCGGCCTACAGGTGGTGGATAGCTACGTGTCGCTGACCGAGATCTCCGAGTACGCCCAAGGCGTGCCGGACGAGATGAAGCAGGCCCGGCTCCACCCAGAGTTACCCCCCGCAGGTAAGCCGGCGTGGTGCTTCTACCCGATGTCCAAGCGACGCAACGTGGGTGCCAATTGGTACCGCCTCCCATACGACGACCGCCACGAACTGATGATGGAGCACGGTGCCTCGGGGCGGAAGTTCGCCGGCCGCATCCTGCAGGTTGTTACCGGATCGACCGGGGTGGACGACCACGAATGGGGGGTCACGCTGTTTGGCGAACACCCCGACGACCTCAAAGACGTCGTCTACACCATGCGCTACGACCGGGCGTCGGCCGACTACGGCGAGTTTGGCACCTTCTACACGGGCATGGTTGATGACCTGGACACCGTCCTGACCCGGGCCGGTTGTGCCTGATCGTGGAACCGATTGTCGTCGACGAGCCGTCGTTGGAGGGCCTCCGGCGGACCCTGCACGATCTGGACCGGGTCGTGGTGGCCTTCTCCGGCGGCGCTGACTCGGCTTTCTTGGCCCGGATGGCCCACGACACCCTGGGTTCCGACCGGGTCCACGTGGTGACCGCCGTGTCACCGTCGCTGGCCGGCGACGAGCGGGCCGATGCGGCCTCTCTGGCCGACGAGTGGGGTCTGCGCTGGTCGGAGGTCGAGACCCACGAGATGGTCGACGCCGCCTACCGGGTCAATGATGCCGACCGATGCGGACGGTGCAAGGACGCTCTCATGGACGTGCTGGACCCCATTGCCGACCGGGAGTCGGCCACCGTCGTCCTGGGCGTTAACGTCGATGACCTCGGTGACCACCGCCCCGGTCAGGCTGTGGCGTCTAAACGAGGAGCCCGGTTCCCCCTCGTGGAAGCCGGTATGACCAAGGCCGATGTCCGCCACCACTCCCGCCGCTTGGGCCTGCGCACGGCCGACAAGCCGGCCGCCGCCTGCCTAGCTTCGAGGATTCCCTACGGCTCCGAGGTCACGATCGATGTCCTGACGACCGTGGAACGCGCCGAGGCCGCCCTGCGTCGGCTGGGGTTCGAGGACCTTCGCGTCCGCCACTACGACGACGCGGCCCGCCTGGAGGTCCCGACCGATCGGCTGGCCGAGGTGGTGGAGCGCCGGACCGAGGTAGTGGCCGCTGTCGCGGCCGCCGGCTACGCCTACGTCACCCTCGACCTGGAGGGGCTGCGGTCCGGGAACCTGAACCGGGCTCTAGACGGTGGGTGACCGGGTACCCATTCAGGTCGGCTCCCGGCAGGTCCTCCGCCGTCGCAGCGTTGCCAAGGACCAGCGGTGAGAGTTGCCGCCCACGTTCCGGACCTCATGGACCGGTCTCGGCTCCGGTCGACCAAGGCCGAGGTGGTCCTGGTAGCAGATCCGGCCGAGCTGGTGGGCCTAGAGGTTGACCTCGTGGTGGTGGACCTATCCCGACCCGGCGTACTTGACGTACTGGGCGACGTCGGTGCCCGCACTGTGGGCTTCGCCGCCCACGTGGACGAGGAGCTGATGGCTACCGCCTCGGCTGCTGGATGTGACGAGGTGCTGGCCCGGTCGGTGTTCTTCCGGCGGTTCCCAGACTTCGTTAGCTGAGCGGCCCACTACCGTCGCGCCGGTGGGCCAACTCGACGTCTCCGACCTGCTGGCCGACCGTCAACTACGGGGTCCGGACTTCTGCGAGGCCCTGACCGAGCGGATCGACGGCTTCCTGACCGGTGTCTATGCGGCGGCCGAGGCCCCGGAGGGAACTTCCCTAGTGGCCGTAGGCGGGTACGGCCGACGAGAGCAGTGTCCGGGCAGCGACGTGGATGTGGTCCTGGTTCACCGCCCCGACACGGACGTTAGGGAGGCCGCCCAGCGGATCTGGTACCCGCTCTGGGACGCCGGCCTAAAGCTGGGCCACCAAGTCGGGACGGTGGCCCAATTGCTGGAGGTGGCGACGGACAGCCTGGAGACAGCGACCAGCCTCCTGGCCGCCCGTCCAGTGGCCGGTGACGGGGAGTTGGCCGACAGGCTGGCCTTTGCCGCCCTGCAGCAGTGGGTTAGCCGGTCCAAGCACCACCTGGACCGGATGAATGCCTCGGTGGCCGAACGCCACGCCCGGTTCGGTGAGGTGGCCTTTCTGTTGGAGCCTGACCTGAAGGAGGCCCGGGGCGGGCTGCGCGACGTTCACAACCTCCTATGGGTGGAACAGGCCACAGTGCCCATCTTGCGTGAGGCCGAGTCGGCTGGCCTGGCCGCCGCCTCGGAGGTCCTGCTGGCCGTCCGGGTGGAGCTCCATCGCCTTACCGGGCAGCGGTCCGACCAGCTGCTACTGGAACTCCAGGAAGAGGTAGCCGACGCCCTCGGCCTGGCCGACTCCGACGTGCTTATGGCCGAGGTCTCGTCCGCCGGAAGGACTATTGCCTGGACGGGGGAAGGGGCGGCCCGCCGGACCCGTCGGGCGGCGCGTCGGCGCGGTCCCCTACGGGTCCTGGCGGGCTCCCGGCATCGAGAGGTAGCGCCCGCCCTGGTCCTGGACGACGGCCGCCTGGAGCTCACCCTGGAGGCTGACCTGGCCGACCCCCTGCTGGTGTTGCGGTGTGCCGTGGTGGCCGCTCGCCACGATGCCTACCTCCAGCGCGGTTCTCTGGAACGGCTAGCCGACCACAGCAGGCCCCTATCCATACCGTGGCCTGCCGAGGCCCGGGACCTGTTCGTGGAACTCCTGGCGTGCGGGCCGGCCGCCGTGCCCGTCATTGAGGACCTGGATCACGTGGGCCTGTTCGTGCTGCTGGTGCCCGAGTGGGAGCCGTGTCGGTCCCGACCCCAGCGCAACGCCTACCACCGGTTCACCGTGGACCGGCACCTCATGGAGACAGCGGCCGAAGCCTCCCGCCTGGTGGACCGAGTAGACCGGCCCGATCTCCTACTGGTCGGGGCCCTGCTTCACGACATCGGCAAGGGCTATCCGGGGGACCACACCGAGGTCGGCGTCGACCTGATGAGGACTATCGGCTCCCGTATGGGATTCAGCGAGGCCGACACGGACCTTCTGGTGGCCATGGTCGAACACCACCTGCTGCTCCCCGACGTGGCCACCCGCCGGGACCTCGACGACGACGGCACCATCCGGTCGGTGGCCGATGCGTTGGGCAGCATCCGCCTGCTGGAACTGCTGGGTGCCCTCACCGAGGCGGACTCCATCGCCACCGGTCCGTCAGCTTGGAGCTCGTGGAAGGGCGACCTGGTACACGACCTGGTAGACCGGACCCGGCATGTCCTGAGCGGTGGCGACGTCGGCGAGGTGCTAGGCGGCTCCTTCCCCGATGCTGGCCAACGGATGCTGTTGGATGAGGGGGAATTCGTGGTCCGGGGCGAGGGCTCGACGCTCACCGTGGTGGCTGACGACCGGCCGGGCACGTTCTCCAAGGTGGCGGGGGTGCTGTCGTTGAACGGCGCTGACGTCCAGGACGCCGCCGCCCATTCGGAGAATGGGCGGGCCCTGTCGGTGTTTCGCGTTGGCCAGGTCCTGGGCGGTACGCCGGACTGGGGCCGGATCGAGGACCAGATCCGACGTGCCCTGTCCGGTCGCCTGGCCCTGGCTGCCCGGTTGGGGGACCGGTCCCGGACCTACCGGCCGATTCGTATGGCCGCCCGCCCGGCCCGGCCCCGAGTGACCGTGGACAACGAAACCTCGACCACCGCCACTGTCCTAGAGGTCACCTGTCCAGACGGTGTGGGTGTGCTGTACCGGATCACCCGGGCCTTCGCCGAACTGGACCTCGACATCGTCCGAGCCCGGGTCCAGACGCTGGGTTCCGACGTTGTCGACGCCTTTTACGTGCGGGACTCGTCGGGGTCCAAGATCACCGATGCAGACCACCTGGCAGAGATCGAGCTCTCAGTGCTGCGCTGGGTGGCTGTCGACTTCTGACCGGACCGGTCCGGGAGCGGATCGGAGCGCCTACGGTGCTGGCGTGACCGAACCACCCGGTGGTCCCCCGATCCGACGGGACCTGTTGCGGTGGGCCGAGGCTCTGGCCGGTTCGGCCCGTACCGGCCTCGGGTTCACTGAGTCGCTCTACGAGCGGGAACGCTACGAGGAGATCCTCCACGTGGCGGCCGAGATCCGGGCCGGGGCAGACGCCCTGGCCGGTCGGGAGGTGGCGGCGGCGGCTCTGGTCGACGAGTGGATGGACACCGTGGGCCGGGGGGTGCCGGGATACATCACCCCCAAGGTGACCGTCGGCGCGGTGGTCGGCAACGACGACGGCGAACTGCTGCTCGTGCAGCGGGCCGACTCCGGGCTCTGGCTCTACCCGACGGGTTGGGCTGACGTCGGCTACTCGGCGGCCGAGGTGGTGGTCAAGGAGGTTCGGGAGGAGACGGGCATCGAGTGCGAGGTGGTACGGCCCATCGCCATTTTGGACGGGATGAGGCTCGGCTTCACGGGCATCCCGCTGTACTCGCTGGTCTTCCACTGTCAGATGACCGGTGGCCAGCTGAAGGCCCATCCGCTGGAGTGCTCCGATGTGGGCTTTTTCGCCGAAGGCCACCTGCCTGACGACACGATCCTTCCCGACCAGTGGGCCGACGACGCCTTTGCGGCGATCCGGGGTGAGCCTCTAGAGGTGCGCTTCGACGTTCCGCGGAACCCAACTTGGCGGGGCAGCGAGGCCTGAGGCCGGCCGATCCTCAGGTACCGGGCTGGTTGCGGAGGAAGTCTTCGACCTCGGCCACCAACTGGTCCGGGTTGTCGGTCGTCTCCTCGTCAAAGTCGGCTTCTAGTTGTTCCACATACTCAACGGTGTCGTCATCCTCGGCCACCAGGTCGCTGACCTGGCGTTCGTAGGCGGCGGCGGCGATCTCTAGGTCAGTTCGGGGGACGTTCACGGCCAGCACATGACAGAGCCGGTCTACAAGGGCCAGGGCGGCCTTGGGCGACGGGGCGTTGGAGACGTAGGACGGGACGCTGGCCCAGAACGAGGCCGTGGTGACTCCCCGCTCGCGGAGCCCGGCCGACAGGACGCCCACGATGCCGGTCGGGCCCTCATAGGTCGACGGCGACAGGGTCAGGCGGGCGGCTAGGACTGGATCGTCGGTCCCGCCGTACACCTGGGTGGGTCGGGTATGGGGTACATCGGTCAGGAGGGCGCCGAGGGTGCACACCATGGTGGCGCCCATTGCCTCGGCGGTAATGGCCAGGTGGTCCACGAAGCTCCGCCACCGCAGTTGGGGTTCGTGGCCGATGGCGCACACCAGGTCGTGCTCGGCGCTGGGGATCCGGGCCACGTGGATGCCCGTCGACGGCCAGACGATCTGGCGAACGTCGTACTCGTCGAGGCGCACGTTGGGTCGAGCCACCGTGAAGTCAAAGAAGTCCTCGGCGTCGATAGTGGCCACGTGCTCAGCCTGGAAATGGTCCCGGACGTAGCGGGCGGCCGTGGAACTGGCCTCCCCGGCGTCGTTCCAGCCCTCGAAGGCGGCGACCAGGATCGGGGACCGCAGGTCAGTCGGGACCTTCTCGACGTTCCAGATGAGGTGTGGGGCGGAGTCAGGGGCCATTGATTTGGAGGCTAGCCAGAGACGTGTCGACGCGCGCCGGGAGGGACCCGGCGCCGGCTCTAGGCTGCGCGGCGATGGGTGACCGAGGATCGGAGTCCGGGATCCGGATTGTCGAGGCGACCGGGGTCGACGACGCCCTAGTGTCCGTCATGGCCCGGCTGGTCCCTCAGCTCTCCCGGTCCAACTCGCCGCCCGATGCTGCCACCCTTGAGGCCATCGTGGGCTCGGAGGCGTCGGCCCTTTTGCTGGCCCTCGACGAGGAGGGGGCTGTAGTGGGGAGCTTGACCCTGGCCGTGTTCCGGATCCCCACCGGCCTGCGAGCCTGGATCGAGGACGTGGTAGTGGACGAGGCGGCGCGGGGACGGGGGGTCGGCGAGGCCCTCAACCGGGAGGCCATAGGCCGGGCTCGGGCCGAGGGGGCGACCACGGTGGACTTGACGTCGCGCCCCTCCCGGGAAGCCGCTAATCGGCTCTACCGGCGCCTCGGCTTCGAGGAGCGGGCCACCAACGTTTACCGGCTGGCTCTCTGAGCTGGCGGACGGCCCTGCTACCGTCCGACCGATGATGAGCAAACAGGTAGCCGAGAAGGCTTTCGCGAAGGTCGAAAACGAACTCCGGGACCTCTCCCGGTGGATGTACGAGAACCCTGAACTCGGATTCGAAGAGTTTGAGGCCTCCGAAAAACTGAGCTCCTTCCTCGGCCGTCAGGGGTTCGAGGTCACCTACCCCTGCCACGGCCTAGACACGGCATTCGAGGCGACGGTCGGAACCGGAGGGCCACGAGTGGTCATCTGCTGCGAGTACGACGCCCTGCCCGAGGTCGGCCACGCCTGCGGCCACAACATCATTGCCACGGCGGCGGCCGGAGCAGGGGTGGCGATGGCCACCCTGGCCGAGGAGTTAGGAATTCGGGTAACGGTGCTCGGTACCCCCGCGGAGGAGGGAGGCGGGGGCAAGGTCGAACTGATCGACGCCGGCGCATTCGAAGACGCTGCCGCGTCGATGATGGTGCACCCCGGCCCCTTCGACGAGCTTGACCCCTCGTTCCAGGCTTGTCAGCACTTCGAAGCGGAGTTCTTCGGTAAGGAGTCGCACGCCGCCTTCGCCCCCGAAGAGGGGATCAACGCCTTGGATGCGTT is from Acidimicrobiales bacterium and encodes:
- a CDS encoding [protein-PII] uridylyltransferase translates to MGQLDVSDLLADRQLRGPDFCEALTERIDGFLTGVYAAAEAPEGTSLVAVGGYGRREQCPGSDVDVVLVHRPDTDVREAAQRIWYPLWDAGLKLGHQVGTVAQLLEVATDSLETATSLLAARPVAGDGELADRLAFAALQQWVSRSKHHLDRMNASVAERHARFGEVAFLLEPDLKEARGGLRDVHNLLWVEQATVPILREAESAGLAAASEVLLAVRVELHRLTGQRSDQLLLELQEEVADALGLADSDVLMAEVSSAGRTIAWTGEGAARRTRRAARRRGPLRVLAGSRHREVAPALVLDDGRLELTLEADLADPLLVLRCAVVAARHDAYLQRGSLERLADHSRPLSIPWPAEARDLFVELLACGPAAVPVIEDLDHVGLFVLLVPEWEPCRSRPQRNAYHRFTVDRHLMETAAEASRLVDRVDRPDLLLVGALLHDIGKGYPGDHTEVGVDLMRTIGSRMGFSEADTDLLVAMVEHHLLLPDVATRRDLDDDGTIRSVADALGSIRLLELLGALTEADSIATGPSAWSSWKGDLVHDLVDRTRHVLSGGDVGEVLGGSFPDAGQRMLLDEGEFVVRGEGSTLTVVADDRPGTFSKVAGVLSLNGADVQDAAAHSENGRALSVFRVGQVLGGTPDWGRIEDQIRRALSGRLALAARLGDRSRTYRPIRMAARPARPRVTVDNETSTTATVLEVTCPDGVGVLYRITRAFAELDLDIVRARVQTLGSDVVDAFYVRDSSGSKITDADHLAEIELSVLRWVAVDF
- a CDS encoding NUDIX hydrolase N-terminal domain-containing protein, whose protein sequence is MTEPPGGPPIRRDLLRWAEALAGSARTGLGFTESLYERERYEEILHVAAEIRAGADALAGREVAAAALVDEWMDTVGRGVPGYITPKVTVGAVVGNDDGELLLVQRADSGLWLYPTGWADVGYSAAEVVVKEVREETGIECEVVRPIAILDGMRLGFTGIPLYSLVFHCQMTGGQLKAHPLECSDVGFFAEGHLPDDTILPDQWADDAFAAIRGEPLEVRFDVPRNPTWRGSEA
- a CDS encoding PAC2 family protein; amino-acid sequence: MAPDSAPHLIWNVEKVPTDLRSPILVAAFEGWNDAGEASSTAARYVRDHFQAEHVATIDAEDFFDFTVARPNVRLDEYDVRQIVWPSTGIHVARIPSAEHDLVCAIGHEPQLRWRSFVDHLAITAEAMGATMVCTLGALLTDVPHTRPTQVYGGTDDPVLAARLTLSPSTYEGPTGIVGVLSAGLRERGVTTASFWASVPSYVSNAPSPKAALALVDRLCHVLAVNVPRTDLEIAAAAYERQVSDLVAEDDDTVEYVEQLEADFDEETTDNPDQLVAEVEDFLRNQPGT
- a CDS encoding GNAT family N-acetyltransferase, which encodes MGDRGSESGIRIVEATGVDDALVSVMARLVPQLSRSNSPPDAATLEAIVGSEASALLLALDEEGAVVGSLTLAVFRIPTGLRAWIEDVVVDEAARGRGVGEALNREAIGRARAEGATTVDLTSRPSREAANRLYRRLGFEERATNVYRLAL
- a CDS encoding M20 family metallopeptidase, with translation MMSKQVAEKAFAKVENELRDLSRWMYENPELGFEEFEASEKLSSFLGRQGFEVTYPCHGLDTAFEATVGTGGPRVVICCEYDALPEVGHACGHNIIATAAAGAGVAMATLAEELGIRVTVLGTPAEEGGGGKVELIDAGAFEDAAASMMVHPGPFDELDPSFQACQHFEAEFFGKESHAAFAPEEGINALDAFVQAYVNVATLRQAMVEGDRVHCMVTRGGDAVNVVPAHTSSTWLIRSSSVERLDELIPKVQACFEGAATATGCRLAWTRTDHPYDNMRNNQVMTGLYSTNSESMGRPMPTEAEIGRSGGSSDMGNVSQVVPSIHPMLGIQSGDAVNHQPEFADHTVSTHGMQAIRDGALSMAYTIIDMAEQDVWERLGE